A genomic segment from Tachypleus tridentatus isolate NWPU-2018 unplaced genomic scaffold, ASM421037v1 Hic_cluster_2, whole genome shotgun sequence encodes:
- the LOC143243067 gene encoding organic cation/carnitine transporter 2-like isoform X3, giving the protein MSRGSNFGSYTDVYRGRLKIDRIIPFKRKDEITQRRYYTHYGRHRQRKYFLLIFVATLSNAWHILVIIFLAPNIDHWCGGRPDVFHNMSEVEWKNFSVPVVAQETGQRSFSKCWMYDVMNNTNLNNTREVHYCFEWEYDHTQYKSSIVEQWNLVCNNSWMISLSQMFYMSSLMVYNRPTLG; this is encoded by the exons ATGTCTCGTGGCTCCAATTTTGGCTCGTATACAGATGTTTATCGAGGTCGTCTCAAAATAGATAG AATTATTCCTTTTAAACGTAAGGATGAAATCACCCAGAGAAGATATTACACTCATTATGGGCGGCACAGgcagagaaaatattttcttttgatttttgtCGCGACTTTGTCTAATGCTTGGCATATTCTGGTAATAATATTTTTGGCTCCTAATATTGATCACTGGTGTGGTGGACGTCCAGACGTTTTCCACAATATGTCGGAAGTAGAATGGAAGAACTTCAGTGTACCAGTGGTGGCTCAGGAAACAGGACAACGGTCGTTTAGCAAATGCTGGATGTATGACGTAATGAATAATACAAATTTGAACAATACTCGTGAAGTTCACTATTGTTTCGAGTGGGAATACGACCACACTCAGTACAAGTCTTCAATAGTAGAACAG TGGAACTTGGTCTGTAACAACTCGTGGATGATATCTTTGAGTCAGATGTTCTACATGTCTAGTCTCATGGTTTATAACCGGCCAACTCTCGGATAG